A genomic region of Christiangramia sp. OXR-203 contains the following coding sequences:
- a CDS encoding Hsp20/alpha crystallin family protein translates to MSLIKRNETGWLPSVIDDMFKNDWLGGTTNVNSIGTSIPAVNIRETEDSFSVEVAAPGKVKEDFNIELDNDVLTISSEAKKEAEKSEEQGRFTRREFSYSNFRRAFSLPDSVDSSKISATYKNGVLEIALPKKEEAKVQAKRLIDIS, encoded by the coding sequence ATGAGTCTTATTAAGCGAAATGAAACAGGTTGGTTGCCATCAGTTATTGATGATATGTTCAAAAATGACTGGCTTGGTGGAACTACGAATGTGAACAGTATTGGAACCAGTATTCCGGCAGTAAATATCAGAGAAACTGAGGACAGTTTTTCTGTTGAAGTTGCTGCTCCAGGAAAAGTGAAAGAGGATTTTAATATAGAACTTGATAATGATGTTCTAACTATTTCTTCGGAAGCTAAAAAGGAGGCTGAGAAATCTGAAGAGCAGGGTAGATTTACTAGAAGAGAATTTAGCTACAGTAATTTTAGAAGAGCTTTTAGTCTTCCAGATTCTGTAGATAGCAGCAAAATATCCGCAACCTATAAAAATGGTGTTCTGGAAATTGCTCTTCCGAAGAAAGAAGAAGCGAAAGTACAGGCTAAAAGGTTGATCGATATTTCGTAA
- a CDS encoding T9SS type B sorting domain-containing protein: MKLKIILAIFLLPTLMCGQQEAANWYFGVGAGLSFTSGEAVPLTNGVLNTIEGSASISDRNGNLLFYTDGSTVYNRNHQVMLNGSDLKGNVSSTQSAIIVPKPANPGFYYIFTVDKPDYFRVTNDPIEGVHFSEVDMSLDNGNGGIIAGTKNTHLVTYDPSDPVEKEFKSSEKISAVIAGDCVSYWVVTQFTNKFYSFRVSSAGVNTNAVISTINNNFPPRINEQDLNVTAPGYMKISPNGNYLAAAYSGTSIGSPRSGGAKKTGKVFLYDFNDLSGRVSNEKLLLANAYPYGIEFSPESTKLYATSNNYNTEDVLQNGELYQFDLEATDIASSASLINSSRNVAGALQLAPNGKIYRAGYSTDGGFVRWNLMSVINEPEEDAVNVNYRHNSLDISPKVVRLGLPPFVQSLFNNNFEYENICLGQTTEFTAGDASKYDAFIWEFGDGATSTASAPMHTYSATGTYTVSLTGIINGILQDPVCEEVTIFEIPNVPSDFILKQCDVQDSDPTDGIATFNLQLAKEELSQGQTGIQLFFYGSEADAIADMNNELTLDNIYRNNAPNEEVFVKISGFGSECYDIESFRLQTTESVDLSLETATGCDLGDGTAEYNLGTIAENAMTDLDLNPDVRLSFHTSEDDAILGTNTLPDNYVTSPKTLYIRADADNICYGFGSIDLEMTGFPAVQSLMNLNGCAADFPVILGNDLDLANPDEFDYLWSTGETGRTIEVNDSGSYSLSLTLKESGCGRSINFNVEKFEAPEISEIEISNNGSENDLLIFTNSTDDNTVYALDNKNGPYQSNPEFRGVPGGQHTIYIKNSMGCATGEMQVTLYGHPPFFTPNNDGSNDLWRPYDISEPGFKFQKIIIYDRYGKILAMLPKETKGWDGNFNSRPMPADDYWFEVSLENGKIFKGHFSLIRE, translated from the coding sequence ATGAAGTTGAAAATCATCCTTGCCATATTCCTGCTGCCGACACTCATGTGCGGCCAGCAGGAAGCAGCAAACTGGTATTTTGGTGTAGGCGCTGGATTATCCTTTACTTCAGGCGAGGCGGTTCCGCTTACTAACGGTGTTCTGAACACTATCGAAGGTTCTGCAAGTATCTCAGACAGAAACGGAAATCTTCTTTTTTATACTGATGGTTCAACGGTTTACAATCGCAATCATCAGGTAATGTTAAATGGGAGTGATCTTAAAGGAAATGTTTCCAGTACGCAATCGGCGATCATTGTTCCAAAGCCTGCAAATCCCGGGTTCTATTATATTTTTACCGTGGATAAACCAGATTACTTTCGGGTAACTAATGATCCTATTGAAGGTGTTCATTTTTCTGAAGTAGACATGAGTCTTGACAATGGAAATGGCGGTATTATTGCTGGTACAAAGAATACTCACCTGGTTACCTACGATCCTTCAGATCCAGTAGAAAAAGAATTCAAAAGTTCTGAAAAGATTTCCGCAGTGATCGCGGGAGATTGTGTTTCGTACTGGGTGGTCACTCAGTTTACTAATAAATTCTACTCATTTAGAGTAAGTTCCGCAGGAGTAAATACGAACGCAGTCATTTCCACTATCAATAACAATTTCCCTCCCAGGATCAACGAACAGGATCTAAACGTTACAGCTCCGGGTTATATGAAGATCTCTCCAAATGGAAATTACCTGGCTGCGGCTTATAGTGGAACCAGCATTGGGAGTCCGCGGTCGGGAGGTGCTAAGAAAACCGGAAAGGTATTTCTATACGATTTTAATGATCTTAGCGGTAGAGTTTCCAATGAAAAATTGCTCCTGGCCAATGCCTATCCTTACGGCATAGAATTTTCTCCGGAATCCACTAAACTCTATGCAACTTCCAATAATTATAATACAGAAGATGTGTTACAAAATGGTGAGTTATATCAATTTGATCTCGAAGCTACAGATATTGCTTCTTCCGCTTCCTTGATAAATTCCTCCAGAAATGTTGCTGGAGCCTTACAATTAGCGCCCAATGGCAAGATATATCGTGCTGGCTACTCTACTGATGGTGGCTTCGTTAGATGGAACCTGATGTCTGTGATCAATGAACCCGAAGAAGACGCTGTAAACGTAAATTACCGACATAACAGTTTAGATATTTCTCCCAAAGTTGTTAGGCTCGGTCTGCCCCCATTTGTGCAGTCTCTCTTCAATAATAATTTTGAGTATGAGAATATCTGCCTGGGACAGACTACAGAATTTACCGCAGGAGATGCTTCGAAATATGATGCCTTTATATGGGAATTTGGAGATGGTGCCACCTCAACTGCCTCAGCACCTATGCACACCTACAGTGCCACAGGAACTTATACGGTGAGTCTTACAGGGATCATCAATGGAATTCTTCAGGACCCGGTTTGTGAAGAAGTGACTATTTTTGAGATTCCCAATGTTCCATCAGATTTTATCCTGAAACAATGTGATGTCCAGGATTCAGATCCAACAGATGGGATTGCAACTTTTAATCTTCAGCTTGCGAAGGAAGAGTTATCACAGGGCCAAACGGGTATTCAACTATTTTTCTACGGAAGTGAGGCAGATGCTATTGCCGATATGAACAACGAACTTACCCTGGATAACATTTACCGGAACAACGCTCCTAATGAAGAGGTTTTTGTGAAAATTAGTGGCTTCGGAAGTGAGTGTTACGATATAGAAAGTTTCAGGCTCCAAACTACCGAAAGTGTGGATCTATCACTGGAAACAGCTACAGGCTGTGATCTGGGAGATGGGACCGCTGAATATAATTTGGGTACCATTGCTGAAAATGCCATGACCGATCTTGACTTAAACCCTGATGTTCGGCTGAGCTTTCATACTTCTGAAGATGATGCGATTCTTGGCACTAATACATTGCCTGATAATTATGTTACGAGTCCAAAAACCTTATATATTAGGGCAGATGCAGATAATATTTGCTATGGATTTGGCAGTATAGATTTGGAAATGACCGGTTTCCCGGCAGTTCAATCTCTGATGAACCTGAATGGTTGCGCAGCAGATTTCCCGGTAATTCTTGGTAATGATCTTGATCTTGCCAATCCTGATGAATTCGATTACTTATGGAGTACCGGCGAAACTGGCAGAACCATTGAGGTAAACGATTCTGGCAGCTATTCTTTAAGCCTCACATTAAAGGAATCTGGCTGCGGAAGATCTATCAATTTTAATGTTGAAAAATTTGAAGCTCCTGAAATTTCTGAAATAGAGATTTCCAATAACGGCAGCGAAAATGATCTCTTAATTTTCACCAATTCAACCGACGATAATACGGTGTACGCCCTGGACAATAAGAACGGACCCTATCAATCCAATCCGGAATTTCGAGGAGTTCCTGGAGGACAACATACTATTTATATAAAGAACAGTATGGGATGTGCAACAGGCGAAATGCAGGTTACTTTATATGGACATCCGCCGTTTTTCACTCCAAACAATGATGGTTCGAATGATCTTTGGAGACCTTACGATATTTCTGAACCCGGATTCAAATTTCAGAAGATTATAATTTATGATCGGTATGGGAAGATTCTAGCCATGCTTCCTAAAGAAACTAAGGGCTGGGATGGTAACTTCAATAGCAGACCAATGCCGGCAGATGATTACTGGTTTGAAGTAAGCCTCGAAAATGGTAAAATTTTTAAAGGACATTTCTCCCTTATTAGAGAATAA
- a CDS encoding DUF1456 family protein: MALTNNDIFKKLRVAHKLTNDDIVKICELVDFKVSKSELGAIFRREDHDKYVECGDQFLRNFLDGLIIHLRGPMPKKK; the protein is encoded by the coding sequence ATGGCGCTAACAAACAATGATATTTTTAAGAAACTAAGAGTTGCTCACAAACTTACTAATGATGATATCGTTAAGATTTGTGAACTCGTGGATTTCAAGGTGAGTAAAAGTGAACTTGGAGCGATCTTCAGAAGAGAAGATCATGATAAATATGTGGAATGTGGAGATCAATTCCTTCGGAACTTTCTAGATGGCCTCATCATTCACTTACGCGGCCCAATGCCGAAGAAGAAGTAG
- a CDS encoding ABC transporter ATP-binding protein produces METILTLNNLTKKFGGMTAVDNLSFSIEKGNVYGILGPNGSGKSTTLGMVLNVVNKTSGDFRWFDGNTSTHNALKKVGAIIEHPNFYPYMTAAQNLALVCKIKGTNKAKVEEKLEIVGLLDRKDSKFKTFSLGMKQRLAIASALLNDPEILILDEPTNGLDPQGIHQIREIIRKIASGGTTILLASHLLDEVEKVCSHVVIIRKGVKLYSGPVDEIVSSHGFFELKAGNMIRLQELLERHPKIGKITDKEGTLTAFLDEPMEAEEINRYLFDQGLSLSFLIKRKESLEEQFLQLTNQTAEA; encoded by the coding sequence TTGGAAACAATACTAACACTAAACAATCTCACCAAAAAATTTGGCGGAATGACCGCCGTGGACAACCTGAGTTTCAGCATTGAAAAAGGTAACGTTTACGGTATACTTGGACCTAACGGAAGCGGTAAATCCACAACCCTTGGAATGGTTCTCAATGTCGTTAATAAAACATCGGGCGATTTTCGCTGGTTCGATGGCAATACCTCTACTCATAATGCTTTGAAAAAGGTGGGGGCCATTATAGAGCATCCTAACTTTTATCCTTATATGACTGCGGCACAAAATCTGGCACTGGTTTGCAAGATCAAAGGCACTAACAAAGCCAAGGTCGAGGAAAAACTGGAGATCGTTGGCTTGCTTGATAGAAAAGACAGTAAGTTCAAAACATTTTCACTGGGTATGAAACAACGTCTGGCGATCGCTTCGGCGCTTCTCAACGATCCTGAAATCCTAATTCTGGATGAACCTACAAACGGACTCGATCCACAGGGAATTCACCAGATTAGGGAGATCATAAGAAAGATCGCCTCTGGTGGAACTACCATTTTGCTGGCATCACATTTACTTGATGAAGTAGAAAAGGTCTGTTCTCATGTAGTTATTATTCGGAAAGGCGTAAAACTATATAGCGGTCCCGTTGACGAAATCGTTAGCAGTCACGGATTCTTTGAACTAAAGGCCGGCAACATGATAAGACTTCAGGAATTGCTCGAAAGGCATCCAAAAATTGGTAAGATCACCGACAAAGAAGGAACGCTTACCGCTTTCCTCGACGAACCAATGGAAGCAGAAGAGATCAACCGGTATTTATTTGACCAGGGATTGTCCTTATCGTTTTTGATAAAGCGTAAAGAAAGCCTGGAAGAACAATTCCTTCAATTAACCAATCAAACCGCCGAAGCATAA
- a CDS encoding DUF2254 domain-containing protein, which produces MKQLYNRTLSFFNVLESKIAFYPTLLAFFGFNFAFFMLYLENRGISKYLVENIPQLVIDNGDTAMTILSSLISGLISMMVFSFSMVMLLLSNASSNFTPRLLPGLISDKRHQIILGIFLFTILYCIFVLFAIQPTGDEYQLPGVAVLLGILQTVVCFYSFIYFIHNISQSIQISNILQNIYRVAKDRLQELVDKQKFKEIEFPETENWKNYHSEQSGYLQNISFTNLVDICIEHDVKIHILPVKGIFVLSGIPLFRVSKEVDEKIVKLILSNFNFSREELVADNYTLAFKQMTEIIVKAMSPGINDPGTAINGIDYLTELLALRMQKRDTSYIFRDEEAYIKINTIDFEDLLYNIMASIRTYCKHDITLVQKLLLMFYYLEKQVKHNNEYSECLRKEAENILIDARSSIQNEVDINTITNLVKRFNLQTT; this is translated from the coding sequence ATGAAGCAACTTTATAATCGTACTCTTTCTTTCTTTAATGTACTGGAAAGCAAGATTGCCTTCTACCCTACATTGTTAGCATTTTTTGGTTTCAATTTCGCTTTCTTCATGCTGTATCTGGAAAATCGCGGAATATCCAAATACCTCGTAGAAAATATTCCTCAACTTGTAATCGATAATGGTGATACTGCCATGACCATCCTGAGTTCTCTGATTTCCGGACTTATTTCGATGATGGTTTTCAGTTTCTCTATGGTCATGTTACTACTCAGTAACGCCTCCAGTAATTTTACACCCAGATTACTACCGGGATTGATTAGTGACAAACGGCATCAGATAATCCTCGGAATCTTCTTATTTACGATCCTTTACTGCATATTCGTACTATTTGCTATACAACCAACCGGAGATGAGTATCAATTACCCGGGGTAGCTGTGCTGCTAGGAATTCTTCAAACGGTGGTATGCTTTTATTCTTTCATTTATTTTATTCATAATATTTCGCAAAGTATTCAGATTAGCAATATCCTTCAGAATATATACCGGGTGGCTAAAGACCGGCTACAGGAACTTGTAGACAAACAAAAATTTAAGGAAATTGAATTTCCGGAGACAGAGAACTGGAAAAATTATCATAGCGAACAAAGCGGGTATCTTCAAAATATTTCATTTACCAATCTCGTGGATATATGCATAGAACATGATGTAAAGATTCATATTTTACCGGTCAAAGGTATATTTGTTCTTAGCGGTATTCCGCTGTTTAGAGTCAGCAAGGAAGTTGACGAGAAGATCGTAAAGTTGATATTATCTAACTTCAATTTTTCGAGAGAGGAACTGGTGGCCGATAATTATACCCTTGCTTTCAAACAAATGACCGAGATCATTGTAAAAGCAATGTCTCCAGGAATTAATGATCCAGGTACTGCGATCAATGGGATCGATTATCTTACTGAACTCCTTGCCTTGAGAATGCAAAAAAGAGATACGAGCTATATTTTTAGAGATGAAGAAGCTTACATTAAAATAAACACGATCGATTTTGAAGATCTTTTGTATAATATCATGGCCTCGATTCGTACATATTGCAAACATGATATAACTTTGGTGCAGAAATTACTTCTAATGTTCTATTATCTTGAAAAACAGGTAAAACATAACAATGAATATTCTGAATGCCTGCGAAAGGAGGCTGAGAATATACTTATAGACGCCAGAAGTTCTATTCAGAATGAAGTGGATATTAACACTATTACGAATCTGGTGAAACGTTTTAATTTACAAACAACATAA
- a CDS encoding T9SS type B sorting domain-containing protein — protein MVKFLKDISPLLENNMKLLRLLILFLFFSALSSAQNPASDCSGAIKICGDGRISSNADGIGTQELNGTNHCASQETNSLWLEIEITKAGSLGFNLKPTSSDINVDYDFFIFGPNASCNNLGNAIRCSTTNPNAAGLASNFTGLNPRSTETSEGPGPDGDSFVANLDVQPGETYFIVIDRPVGNSPFELEWTGTATTGGFPFPDGPQYNEGIDLETCNANGSAIFDLSQNTPVINIQNSTTLTYHETIADATDGINALSDIYTSDVPSRPIFARIENDLTGCSKITDFTLTINDGPLVAQNLEFEQCDLDKDNLADFELSDLYNEILNGINGAHNIVFFISENAARENSNAISSLYTSAGAESLFARTSEAGSPDCFNITRIELILNEPPNVESFSLVQPVINSNSNTVEISLPNTEAYEYSIGSEDGPFQTSTTFENVTSGFQDLYIRDLKQCAIIKTQIAIIGYDNFFTPNQDGINDTWQLNGISSETAASNKISIFDRYGKLISKLTAAGKGWDGTFDGKPMPADDYWFRVLLQTGQEFKGHFSLVR, from the coding sequence ATGGTAAAATTTTTAAAGGACATTTCTCCCTTATTAGAGAATAACATGAAATTATTAAGATTATTAATTCTCTTCCTCTTCTTCTCAGCACTTTCAAGCGCTCAGAATCCTGCAAGTGATTGTAGTGGAGCGATTAAAATTTGTGGTGATGGCAGGATATCCAGCAATGCAGATGGTATAGGTACCCAGGAACTCAATGGCACCAACCATTGTGCAAGCCAGGAAACTAACTCTCTCTGGCTGGAGATCGAAATCACCAAAGCAGGATCATTGGGCTTCAATTTAAAACCTACCAGCAGCGATATTAATGTAGATTACGATTTCTTTATTTTTGGCCCAAATGCCAGCTGTAACAACCTTGGAAACGCTATTCGCTGTTCTACCACAAATCCTAATGCCGCAGGTTTAGCATCCAATTTCACCGGTTTAAACCCCAGATCGACAGAAACAAGCGAAGGACCTGGACCAGATGGTGATAGCTTTGTTGCAAATCTAGATGTACAGCCCGGGGAAACTTATTTTATCGTGATAGACAGACCTGTGGGAAACAGTCCGTTTGAACTGGAATGGACAGGAACAGCTACTACCGGCGGATTTCCTTTTCCTGATGGTCCGCAATATAATGAAGGCATAGATCTGGAAACCTGTAACGCAAATGGCAGCGCGATTTTCGATCTTAGCCAGAATACACCAGTTATTAATATTCAGAATAGTACTACACTAACTTACCATGAGACCATTGCCGATGCTACTGATGGTATCAATGCATTGAGCGATATTTATACAAGTGACGTCCCAAGTAGACCCATATTTGCCCGAATCGAAAATGATCTTACCGGTTGTTCCAAGATCACAGACTTCACCCTGACCATCAATGATGGACCTCTGGTTGCTCAAAATTTAGAATTTGAGCAATGCGATCTGGACAAGGATAATCTCGCTGATTTTGAGTTAAGCGATCTTTATAACGAAATCCTGAATGGAATCAATGGAGCTCACAATATAGTCTTTTTCATTTCGGAAAATGCCGCCCGGGAAAATTCCAACGCTATTTCAAGTTTGTATACTTCAGCCGGAGCAGAGAGCCTGTTTGCAAGAACTTCCGAAGCAGGGAGTCCAGATTGCTTTAATATTACCAGAATAGAACTTATTCTAAATGAACCTCCCAATGTGGAAAGCTTTTCCCTCGTTCAGCCTGTTATCAATTCTAATAGTAATACTGTTGAAATAAGTTTGCCGAACACAGAAGCATATGAATATTCTATAGGAAGCGAAGATGGTCCTTTTCAAACGAGTACTACTTTTGAGAATGTAACTTCTGGTTTTCAGGATCTTTACATCCGTGACCTGAAGCAGTGCGCTATTATCAAAACCCAAATTGCTATCATTGGGTATGATAACTTTTTTACACCAAATCAGGATGGGATCAATGATACCTGGCAGTTAAATGGTATTAGCAGCGAAACGGCTGCCTCCAATAAGATTAGCATATTTGACCGCTACGGAAAATTAATTTCAAAACTAACTGCGGCAGGCAAAGGCTGGGACGGCACATTTGATGGCAAGCCTATGCCAGCAGATGACTACTGGTTTCGCGTCTTATTACAAACTGGACAGGAATTTAAGGGGCATTTCTCACTTGTTAGGTAA
- the uvrB gene encoding excinuclease ABC subunit UvrB: MKFDIKSDYKPTGDQPNAIKQLVSGINKDEQFQTLLGVTGSGKTFTVANVIEEVQKPTLVLAHNKTLAAQLYSEFKQFFPENAVEYFVSYYDYYQPEAFIPTSGTYIEKDLSINEEIEKLRLSTTSSLLSGRRDVIVVASVSCLYGIGNPVEFKKNVVSIERDMEISRTKFLHSLVQSLYSRTEAEFSHGNFRIKGDTVDVFPSYADSAFRIHFFGDEIEEIEAFDPGTNDVIEKYQRLNIYPANMFVTSPDVLKGAIHQIQDDLVKQVEYFSDIGKTLEAKRLDERTNFDLEMIRELGYCSGIENYSRYLDGRLPGTRPFCLLDYFPDDYLMIVDESHVTIPQVHAMYGGDRSRKETLVDYGFRLPAAMDNRPLKFEEFEALQNQVIYVSATPADYELQKSEGVYVEQVIRPTGLLDPIVEVRPSLNQIDDLIEEIHVRVERDERTLVTTLTKRMAEELAKYLTRIDVRCRYIHSDVDTLERVEIMQDLRRGIFDVLIGVNLLREGLDLPEVSLVAIIDADKEGFLRSNRSLTQTIGRAARHVDGRAILYADKITDSMQQTIDQTEYRRRKQMDYNKEHNITPTKLNKKFDSALVKQKLDIYGDEEHTDLKAAEAEAEYLTKPQMEKKVREKRKAMETAAKELDFMQAAKLRDEIKILQGKINDSD, encoded by the coding sequence ATGAAATTCGATATAAAATCTGATTATAAACCTACGGGAGATCAGCCCAATGCTATCAAACAACTCGTTAGCGGGATCAATAAAGACGAACAGTTCCAGACGTTACTGGGAGTAACCGGTTCTGGTAAAACCTTTACGGTCGCCAATGTTATTGAAGAGGTGCAAAAGCCGACGCTCGTGCTGGCACATAACAAAACCCTTGCCGCCCAGCTATATTCAGAATTCAAGCAGTTCTTCCCGGAGAATGCTGTAGAGTATTTCGTGAGTTATTATGATTATTACCAGCCAGAAGCTTTTATACCCACTTCCGGAACCTACATAGAAAAAGATCTTTCCATCAACGAGGAGATCGAAAAGTTACGTTTAAGCACCACTTCTTCTCTTCTAAGCGGAAGACGCGATGTGATCGTGGTTGCTTCAGTTTCGTGTCTTTACGGGATTGGTAATCCTGTTGAATTCAAAAAGAACGTGGTTTCCATAGAACGAGATATGGAAATTAGCAGAACCAAATTTTTGCATAGCCTGGTGCAGTCGCTCTATTCCAGAACAGAGGCTGAATTTTCACATGGAAATTTCAGAATAAAAGGTGATACGGTAGACGTGTTTCCAAGTTATGCCGATAGTGCTTTCAGAATCCACTTCTTTGGAGATGAAATTGAGGAGATCGAAGCCTTCGATCCAGGAACTAATGATGTTATCGAGAAATATCAACGATTGAATATTTATCCTGCGAATATGTTCGTGACCTCACCTGATGTTTTAAAAGGTGCGATCCATCAAATTCAGGATGACCTGGTGAAGCAGGTTGAATACTTCTCTGATATTGGTAAAACTCTAGAGGCAAAAAGACTGGATGAAAGAACGAATTTCGATCTTGAAATGATACGGGAACTTGGCTATTGCTCGGGTATTGAGAATTACTCTCGCTATTTGGATGGACGTCTTCCCGGTACCAGACCTTTCTGTTTGCTGGATTATTTTCCAGATGATTACTTAATGATCGTAGACGAAAGTCACGTAACCATTCCGCAGGTTCACGCCATGTATGGTGGTGACCGCTCTAGAAAAGAGACCCTGGTTGATTATGGATTCCGACTCCCGGCTGCGATGGACAACCGACCATTGAAATTCGAGGAATTTGAAGCCCTGCAGAATCAGGTAATCTATGTAAGTGCGACTCCAGCAGATTATGAACTTCAGAAAAGTGAAGGAGTGTATGTGGAACAGGTTATTAGACCTACAGGTTTGCTTGATCCCATTGTGGAAGTGCGTCCAAGTTTAAACCAGATCGATGATCTAATTGAAGAGATTCATGTTCGAGTAGAAAGAGATGAAAGAACCCTGGTTACTACGCTTACTAAAAGGATGGCGGAAGAGCTGGCGAAATATCTGACGCGCATCGATGTACGCTGTCGCTATATACATTCTGATGTTGATACGTTGGAACGCGTAGAGATCATGCAGGATCTTCGACGCGGAATCTTTGACGTTCTTATAGGTGTAAACCTACTGCGTGAAGGCCTGGATTTACCAGAAGTTTCCCTGGTTGCGATCATCGATGCAGATAAAGAAGGTTTTTTGAGAAGTAACCGATCTTTAACTCAGACCATTGGTAGAGCTGCCCGACATGTGGATGGACGAGCTATTCTGTATGCAGATAAAATAACAGATAGTATGCAGCAAACGATCGACCAGACTGAGTATCGTCGCCGGAAGCAGATGGATTATAACAAGGAACACAACATTACTCCTACTAAACTAAATAAGAAATTTGACAGTGCCCTGGTTAAGCAAAAACTGGATATTTATGGTGACGAGGAACACACCGACTTAAAAGCTGCTGAAGCTGAAGCCGAATATCTCACCAAGCCACAGATGGAAAAGAAAGTTCGGGAGAAGCGAAAAGCTATGGAAACGGCTGCAAAGGAACTGGATTTTATGCAGGCCGCCAAGTTGAGAGATGAAATCAAAATACTCCAGGGAAAAATTAACGATAGCGACTAA
- a CDS encoding ABC transporter permease, giving the protein MLRLLEIEYNKLRYSRSARILIITYFILITFIALIASIEFNIGQIQFRVADQGIFNFPYIWHFNSYIAALLKIFLAIVIVSMMSNEYSNRTIKQNLIDGLSKKEFILSKFLTVLVFSGISTIFLFLVTIILGYSFSDFTEFSIVVSDLEYLLAYFVKLTGFFAFCMFLGILIKRSAFALGFLVVWAIFEGIVYAVLNFKVFKGTDIATNIMQFFPLESMSNLVLEPFSRLNAVQTAANQIGGELDKDYGIHWYQLLIVIAWVFIFVYLSLFLLKKRDL; this is encoded by the coding sequence ATGTTACGTTTACTCGAAATAGAATACAATAAATTACGATATAGCAGATCTGCCAGGATCCTGATTATCACTTATTTTATACTCATCACATTTATTGCGCTTATCGCTTCTATTGAGTTCAATATTGGCCAGATACAGTTTAGAGTTGCAGACCAGGGAATTTTCAATTTTCCTTACATATGGCATTTTAATAGTTATATCGCTGCCCTGCTGAAGATCTTTCTTGCGATCGTCATCGTTTCCATGATGTCGAACGAATACAGCAACCGTACGATCAAACAGAATTTAATTGATGGATTGAGCAAAAAGGAATTCATTCTTTCCAAATTTCTAACAGTACTGGTGTTTTCAGGAATATCTACGATCTTCCTTTTTTTAGTAACCATTATCCTTGGGTACTCCTTTTCAGATTTTACTGAATTTTCAATAGTAGTTTCAGACCTGGAATATCTGCTGGCTTACTTTGTTAAACTTACCGGGTTCTTTGCATTCTGTATGTTTCTTGGAATACTGATCAAAAGATCTGCATTCGCCCTGGGATTCCTGGTAGTATGGGCAATTTTTGAAGGAATCGTGTACGCCGTTCTTAATTTCAAGGTCTTTAAAGGAACCGATATTGCAACCAATATTATGCAGTTTTTCCCTCTGGAATCCATGAGCAATCTTGTTTTAGAACCATTTTCCAGGTTGAATGCAGTACAAACAGCGGCCAACCAGATTGGCGGAGAATTGGATAAAGATTATGGCATCCACTGGTACCAGTTACTCATCGTGATCGCCTGGGTTTTCATATTTGTATACCTTTCATTATTTCTACTTAAGAAGCGTGATTTATAG